atatttagaggtcaacctctatcatataagcataacaacactcctatatttagaggtcaacctctataatataagcataacaacactcctatatttagaggtcaacctctataatataagcataacaacactcctatatttagaggtcaacctctatcatataagcattacaacactcctatatttagaggtcaacctctatcatataagcataacaacactcctatatttagaggtcaacctctatcatataagcataacaacactcctatatttagaggtcaacctctatcatataagcataacaacactcctatatttagaggtcaacctctatcatataagcataacaacactcctatatttagaggtcaacctctataatataagcataacaacactcctatatttagaggtcaacctctataatataagcataacaacactcctatatttagaggtcaacctctataatataagcataacaacactcctatatttagaggtcaacctctataatataagcataacaacactcctatatttagaagtcaacctctataatataagcataacaacactcctatatttagaggtcaacctctatgatataagcataacaacacccctatatttagaggtcaacctctataatataagcataacaacactcctatatttagaggtcaacctctataatataagcataacaacactcctatatttagaggtcaacctctatgatataagcataacaacactcctatattagaggtcaacctctataatataagcataacaacactcctatatttagaggtcaacctctataatataagcataacaacactcttatatttagaggtcaacctctataatataagcataacaacactcctatatttagaggtcaacctctataatataagcataacaacactcctatatttagaatTCAACCTCTATCacttaagcataacaacacttcTATATTTAGAATTCAAACTCTATCATTTAAGCATAACAGACAGTACTTCTATATTTAAAGATCAACCCCTATCACATAAGCATAATAACACGTCTATACTTAAAGGTCAACCTCTATCACTTAAGCATAACAgcacttctttttttaaaggtcaacctctatcacataagcataacaacacttctaaggtcaacctctatcatatttacataacaacacttctatatttagaggtcaacctctataatataagcataacaacactcctatatttagaggtcaacctctataatataagcataGCAACACttctatatttagaggtcaacctctataatataagcataacaacactcctatatttagaggtcaacctctatcatataagcataacaacactcctatatttagaggtcaacctctataatataagcataacaacactcctatatttagaggtcaacctctaaaatataagcataacaacacttcTATATTTAGAATTCAACCTCTATCacttaagcataacaacacttcTATATTTAGAATTCAAACTCTATCATTTAAGCATAACAGACAGTACTTCTATATTTAAAGATCAACCCCTATCACATAAGCATAATAACACGTCTATACTTAAAGGTCAACCTCTATCACTTAAGCATAACAGCACTTCTTTTTTAAAGGTCAACATCTatcacataaacataaaaacacttttatatttaaaggtcaacctctatcacataagcataacaacacttctaaggtcaacctctatcatatttacataacaacactcctatattaagaggtcaacctctatcatataagcataacaacactcctatattaagaggtcaacctctatcatataagcataacaatacttctatatttagaggtcaacctctatcacATAAACATAACAGCACTTCGTTATTTATAATGGTGTTGGTAgttgtggtgttggtggtgatggtggtggtgatgatgatatgatgatgatgatgatgatgatgatgatgatgatgatgatgatgatgatgatgatgatgatgatgatgatgatgatgatgataacgacCATAAATAAGacgaataatacaaataaatcagCCTGTTATTTGTCAGTTTACTTCTTCGACTTTACAAATCATTCGGCATGCCGGCACTTTCCTGCTGCATACAGTTCGCGTGATCGCCGCATATAGGTCGCCACGAATAATATGCGTAACAATGCCGCACATTAAGTTCGTCAACCTCCTTCTGGATGTGGTGACAATCTgtattcggcactgcattgcCTACCGACCTTGGGGACGTAAGTGAAATCggttaatcatttaatattcttcGCGTTAACgttatatatgcaaataacaaaacatgcgAAAATAAATGCACCGTCGTAAGAATTGATCACCATAAACCACGTACTCTAGCAACGTTTCAACGTCTTCACGTAATGAACGGTGCAAGATTTGAATTACTATATAAGTAACTGCAGCCATTAAGTAAACGCATTACTTATAATTAAGTTGCTTCAAATTGTTATCTATTTTGtacattgtgtttttattcatttgatattATACAAAAACTCACCACAATGAACGCCGAACTTTCGATTGCCTTCGCAGTTCTGTGCTTCGTTACGTACGGTAAGTCTTAAAccatttgtttccaaaaatgtaatttaatttagggTTTACAGATATACTGTAAAAAAATGGGCGTTGCTGTATAAGGGAGGTTGTGAATTTTGGACAAATCAAATGTTGTTAGTTAAAGGCGGTATTTAAATACACGGAATATGAAACCCTTGAATGGCTAAAACTTCAAAGAAGGAGGCACGTAAAATAATGGGTATGTcttgaatatataaaatgaagattttacaAAGTCTCGACAACTGATATGCCAATTACTGACTAGGTatgttgtttgttaatttgtggactaaaaaatgaaaaagtttttgtattaagacatttccgggaaaacgttaatgctttttgattggaaatctgatcaAATTAGTTCGTAAAACTGCTCAACCCTTATTTACAGTTTTTTATGTTGCTCCTGATATATGGGTCATGCTTCTTAAATATTGAACTCCAAATCTAAatagaagttgattttttttttaaatttaaacaaagttgTTGTGCCTCAatcgacttttgcatcgctgccgaccCTTAACCTTAAACCATTCTGTTTAAGCTAGAGTAACCATTGATTACGATCGAAATCGActtgcttgttgttgtttttaaatgtatttagatCTCATCAATTATCTGATTCATGGAATAGAAACACATACCAAGGAAACTCATGTTCATATCACTTCATTTATGCAATAGTACGATGACACGAATTAaattctttatgattaagaatgggctgAGTGAGAGTAGCGAACGAGCCCTGCTTACTCATTTAGATTCTAATTCAGGCCATCTAACTGGCTAAgaattgtgtatcggatgagtggcagtgggcggacctttaaacacccgcgaaagtcgaaattcttaatgattatgtttaatgattaataattgcctatctgcaatttatttggctgtaaatgtaggttgtattctaacaAACACTAGAATACCACCTcactacgctcactccgcccattcttagtcattaAGAATGTACTTCATGTCATCACCATTACTTATTTCTTTTCCAGCAAGATCCGCGCACCCTATCATCACTGGGGGTACTACAATCGGCAGCAGCAACACCCACGACTCTCTCGTCCGCTTCAACGACTCGGCTGCCTGGAACCACACAGGAATCACCGCCATACGAATGCTGTGTGGCCAATACCTGCTTGCCCTGGCGATTCAGTATAACGGACAGTGGGCACCTCAGCACGGATTCTGGAACCCAGCATGTGCGACAAACCAAACGTGGACGCCTGTATACAGTTTTGGACCAGGCGAATGGATTGAGAGAGCGAAGTTGACGGGGGAAGCTTACGTATCTAGTGTCACCTTCACCACAAACAATCAGCAATCGCTTGGAACATGTGGGATCCCCACGACGTCCATTTCTGTTCTGGAGGGTGGTAAACTGGAGTATGTCACCGGGATATCCGGCTGTTTCTTCAACCGACTCCAGCTTCACTGGTCCGATTTTGGAAACTTTATTGGataatatgttataatgttataaagAGAAAGTCTTTGTGAACAATACTCCAACACTCGGAGTATAAAAACTGTTAATACTTACATAGTCATTAATTACATAGtaatgatttatgtttataattgcatTTCTTACCTTTTTTAAACTTCTTCACGTACGACTCATTTATGCAATTTAAATCAACCTAAATGTAACAAGCTGCATATTACAATTATTACTGTCTTTATCAAACTCACTCCGTAAAACCGCTTAATTTGAACTGGAATCTGGAAAACTGAATAAAACGTCCCAATATTACTAGATGTTcgtatgttttattgataaaatatatggtAATTTCTTATAATAATCAGTAACGACAGATGCGTAGCGagaaatacagtaaaactgcgatcgctcaaGACATCAATGCCTGAACTAAAACCTCGAGTGatccgatgtttcgaacgaaaaaaacaacaatatacatgtacagcgAATTAATAGAAAAGtttgtttggtttaaatagatatatatcACCTGGCAATTGTTCGTTTATATTGGAACACGCTTATCGGCGTgtaattatgacctcgaggtaATCATAAGGTTTTgcgcatgatttgtgtattatGGACCGGCAATGGTGCTTGACTCCTCGACTTATTTCGGTTTGATCCATCGTcagtatattatatatgaaaatagaaggaataatGGTCGGGACTAAGTCTCGAATATAAATGTGTAGGGCCGTTATGGTAAGTCTCGAATATAAATGTGTAGGGCCGTTATGGTAGGCCTCGAATATAAATGTGTAGGGCCGTTATGGTAGGTCTCGAATATAAATGTGTAGGGCCGTTCTGGTAGGTCTCGAATATAAATATGTAGGACCGTTATGGTAGGCCTCGAATATAAATGTGTAGGGCCGTTATGGTAGGTCTCGAATATAACTGTGTAGGGCCAACATGGTAGGTCTCGAATATAAATGTGTAGGGCCGTTATGGTAAGTCTCGAATATAAATGTGTAGGGTCGTTATGGTAAGGGTCTATTTCAACTTAATGACGagcaaaaatgttaatatgaattatcatcgtcggcaaccacggtactttcttccgttacacttcatacataacGTGGGATTGGCAAAATCTCGTcacaagtttaatgaatatgcatgaggcaggagagacaactcttcttccaatgaattcgcATGTTACTCTCAAATATTGTTCCATAACCTTCTACCTCTATGATAGCTGTGGTTCCTTTTAACACTCTTTGAAAGTATTgcgtatattttaaataaaacatggcgTGTTGGAATAAGAACTTACAGATGAATAGGCAATGTTAAAtcattaaaagttaaatacaaattattgcgcCGAAAGTACACAATGTGCAGGTGAAATTTTGTAAGTAAGATCAGACCCAACAGCAGGTCTTTTCTcttcacattatttttttgtcaatctCAGTGGAGTGTATCAATAAATGGTTACGTTTGTTATCATAGGGTTAAGGGTTgatcagaactttgttaaatttaacatcGTTCTAAACGCCatcgttttttattattcagcTCTGGAATAATAATGTCATATAAACTTGTCATTTGGAGGGATTGTTCTAACACGATTGGATATCAGTGTTTGATCTGTacgtgtttcatttaaatacagtataaccccgttagctcgaactcgcATGGCTCGATTTctctgttggctcgaactgggtATAAAGGACCGATATCTTTACACTGAATGCAAACATACCCGATTGGCTAgaatttcccgaggctcgaggtattttcccCGTTCCCTGGGAGTATGAGCCAATggagttcgactgtatatgaGTACACCTCAATAAGCTCACCCTTCAAAATTTAACAACGttgataactttaacaaaattccGAACAATCGACCCATTTTGCATTTTGCCTGTATAATTGCCCATGTAATAAAATTACCATTCggcttttttacatttttaaatttattgtgaaTATCTAGTTTTGTTGAGAACTGTTCAGTATAATTTAAACTTGATTCTGgggaatttcatatttttttaccacaaaacatgataataaaataagacaaaacTTTAATAGTGAAGTCATATACACTTGTGATATGGCCATGCGCCACCCATTGGCAACTCCATATATTTCATATGGCGTCCAATATGGCCACTAATAGGGTCATATTTAATATACGCTTACGCCGCCCGACTTACAACGTCATTCACCCGGACGCCGGAGTTACAATCCGCCCGGCTTATATCGTAATACACCAAGCCGCcagtttttaagaaaataatagcCAAGACTTACAGCGTCAAATACTCCGGCCACCAAACTTACTACGTTCTATACATCCGGCCGCCAGACTTACTATGTTCTATTCATCCGGCCGCCGGACTTACAACGTCATACACTTACACCGTCATACACGCGGCCGCCGAACTTACTACGTTCTATACATCCGGCCGCCAGACTTACTATGGTTTATACATCCGGCCGCCGGACTTACAACGTCATACACTTACACCGTCATACACGCGGCCGCCGAACTTACTACGTTCTATACATCCGGCCGCCAGACTTACTATGTTCTATACATCCGGCCGCCGGACTTACAACGTCATACACTTACACCGTCATACACGCGGCCGCCGAACTTACTATGTTCTATACATCCAGTCGTCGGACTTGCAACGGCATATATCAACGACGTCAAACACGCGACCGCCTAACATCTTTAATCGGCCCCAAGATGTACAGTGTCCATTTGGAACCTTATTAATGAAACTGCAATCGAAAGACAGAAATCATTAACGGCCACAAACTCACATTCTTCTATGAAATGTTTATTCTTTGACGGTATGCataaactttaatttaattcattatgATTGATGACGGAGAGCTGATATCAGACTCGATCACATCCCCCtgttagtctaaaataatagacgtgttatacgggattcttccaatccctaacgtctaaacgggaatgtgcaaaaaacgggggtgtttta
The sequence above is drawn from the Mya arenaria isolate MELC-2E11 chromosome 14, ASM2691426v1 genome and encodes:
- the LOC128215813 gene encoding uncharacterized protein LOC128215813; protein product: MNAELSIAFAVLCFVTYARSAHPIITGGTTIGSSNTHDSLVRFNDSAAWNHTGITAIRMLCGQYLLALAIQYNGQWAPQHGFWNPACATNQTWTPVYSFGPGEWIERAKLTGEAYVSSVTFTTNNQQSLGTCGIPTTSISVLEGGKLEYVTGISGCFFNRLQLHWSDFGNFIG